From Pseudomonas fluorescens, one genomic window encodes:
- a CDS encoding protein phosphatase CheZ, whose product MEQRETSQGDFESTLKKHAVELVESLEKGKFGDAVQLIHELNQTRDRGLYQEVGKLTRELHSAIVNFQIDPHMPQAEEVSQITDATERLGYVVKLTEAAANRTMDLVENATPLVNGLNTDAQALSADWGRFMRREIGAEEFRELARRVDGFLSRSATETQMVSSNLNDILLAQDYQDLTGQVIKRVTQLVTEVESNLLKLVLMASQVDRFAGIEHDRAAILAEKNPQKYTAQGEGPQIHADKREDVMSGQDDVDDLLSSLGF is encoded by the coding sequence ATGGAACAACGAGAAACATCACAGGGCGATTTCGAGTCGACCCTGAAAAAACACGCGGTCGAACTGGTCGAAAGCCTTGAAAAAGGCAAGTTCGGCGACGCGGTGCAACTGATCCATGAGCTCAATCAGACCCGTGACCGTGGCCTGTACCAGGAAGTCGGCAAGCTCACTCGCGAGCTGCACAGTGCGATCGTCAATTTCCAGATTGATCCGCACATGCCGCAGGCCGAGGAGGTCTCGCAGATCACCGACGCCACCGAGCGTCTGGGCTATGTGGTCAAGCTGACCGAAGCCGCGGCGAACCGCACCATGGATCTGGTGGAAAACGCCACGCCACTGGTCAACGGCTTGAACACTGATGCCCAGGCACTGAGCGCGGACTGGGGACGTTTCATGCGCCGGGAAATCGGCGCCGAAGAGTTCCGTGAGCTGGCCCGCCGTGTCGATGGCTTCCTGAGCCGCAGCGCGACCGAGACCCAGATGGTCTCGAGCAACCTCAATGACATTCTGCTGGCCCAGGATTACCAGGACCTGACCGGTCAGGTGATCAAGCGCGTGACCCAACTGGTCACCGAAGTGGAGAGCAATCTGCTCAAGCTGGTGCTGATGGCCAGCCAGGTCGACCGCTTTGCCGGCATCGAACATGACCGCGCAGCGATCCTTGCGGAAAAAAATCCGCAAAAATATACCGCGCAGGGTGAAGGTCCGCAGATTCATGCCGATAAACGTGAAGACGTGATGTCCGGCCAGGACGATGTCGACGATTTGCTTTCGAGCCTGGGTTTCTAG
- the fliA gene encoding RNA polymerase sigma factor FliA: MTASGYNLYKQSARDAQYELIERYAPLVKRIAYHLLARLPASVQVEDLIQAGMIGLLEVSTKYDASKGASFETYAGIRIRGAMLDEVRKGDWAPRSVHRNTRMVSDAIRTIEAKTGRDAKDHEVAAELQLSLDDYYGILNDTLGSRLFSFDDLLQDGEHEGLHEDGASAHQEPSRDLEDERFQAALADAIANLPERERLVLALYYDEELNLKEIGEVLGVSESRVSQLHSQCAARLRGRLGEWRAR, translated from the coding sequence ATGACCGCGAGCGGTTACAACCTGTACAAGCAGTCGGCGCGTGACGCGCAGTACGAGCTGATCGAGCGTTACGCGCCACTGGTAAAACGTATTGCCTACCACCTTCTGGCGCGTTTGCCGGCCAGCGTTCAGGTCGAGGATCTGATTCAGGCGGGGATGATTGGCTTGCTGGAAGTGTCGACCAAATACGACGCCAGCAAGGGTGCAAGTTTCGAGACCTATGCCGGGATTCGTATTCGGGGCGCGATGCTCGACGAAGTCCGCAAAGGGGACTGGGCGCCACGCTCGGTCCACCGCAATACCCGTATGGTCAGTGATGCGATTCGCACAATTGAAGCTAAAACCGGACGTGACGCTAAAGATCACGAGGTTGCGGCCGAACTCCAATTGAGTCTCGATGATTACTACGGGATTTTGAATGACACCTTGGGCAGTCGCCTGTTCAGCTTCGACGACCTGTTGCAGGACGGCGAGCATGAAGGGCTGCATGAGGATGGCGCGAGTGCTCATCAAGAGCCGTCGCGCGACCTGGAAGACGAGCGCTTCCAGGCAGCGCTGGCGGACGCGATTGCCAATTTGCCGGAGCGTGAGCGACTGGTGTTGGCGCTGTACTACGACGAAGAGCTGAACCTCAAGGAAATCGGCGAGGTACTGGGGGTCAGTGAATCGCGGGTCAGCCAGTTACACAGCCAGTGCGCGGCCCGTTTGCGGGGGCGTTTGGGAGAGTGGCGAGCGCGCTGA
- the fleN gene encoding flagellar synthesis regulator FleN, producing the protein MGSMHPVQVIAVTGGKGGVGKTNVSVNLSLALAELGRRVMLLDADLGLANVDVLLGLTPKRTLADVIEGRCELRDVLLQGPGGIRIVPAASGTQSMVHLSPAQHAGLIQAFSDIGDNLDVLVIDTAAGIGESVVSFVRAAQEVLLVVCDEPTSITDAYALIKLLNRDYGMNRFRVLANMAQSPQEGRNLFAKLTKVTDRFLDVALQYVGAVPYDESVRKAVQKQRAVYEAFPRSKCALAFRAIAQKVDTWPLPANPRGHLEFFVERLVQQTAGPVL; encoded by the coding sequence ATGGGCAGCATGCATCCCGTACAGGTGATCGCGGTGACCGGCGGCAAGGGTGGCGTCGGTAAGACTAACGTTTCAGTGAACTTGTCCCTGGCTCTGGCAGAGCTCGGCCGGCGCGTCATGCTGCTGGACGCCGACCTGGGGCTGGCGAACGTCGACGTCCTCCTGGGACTGACGCCCAAGCGCACCCTGGCCGATGTGATCGAGGGCCGCTGCGAACTGCGCGATGTATTGCTGCAGGGGCCGGGCGGGATTCGCATCGTGCCGGCCGCTTCCGGCACCCAGAGCATGGTGCACCTGAGCCCGGCGCAGCACGCGGGCCTGATCCAGGCTTTCAGCGACATCGGCGATAACCTCGACGTGTTGGTGATCGACACCGCCGCCGGCATCGGCGAATCGGTGGTCAGCTTCGTGCGCGCGGCCCAGGAAGTGTTGCTGGTGGTCTGCGACGAACCGACCTCGATCACCGACGCCTACGCCCTGATCAAACTGCTCAACCGCGACTACGGGATGAATCGTTTCCGCGTGCTGGCCAACATGGCGCAGAGCCCGCAGGAGGGCCGCAACCTGTTCGCCAAGTTGACCAAGGTCACGGATCGCTTCCTCGATGTCGCCCTACAATACGTCGGTGCGGTGCCGTACGACGAAAGCGTGCGTAAGGCCGTACAGAAACAGCGCGCAGTGTACGAGGCGTTCCCGCGCTCCAAGTGCGCCTTGGCCTTCCGGGCCATCGCGCAGAAAGTCGACACTTGGCCACTGCCCGCCAATCCGCGTGGGCATCTGGAGTTTTTCGTGGAGCGCCTGGTGCAACAGACTGCGGGTCCGGTGCTATGA
- a CDS encoding chemotaxis response regulator CheY — MKILIVDDFSTMRRIIKNLLRDLGFTNTVEADDGTTAIPLLNSGSIDFLVTDWNMPGMTGIDLLRHVRADEKLKHLPVLMVTAEAKREQIIEAAQAGVNGYVVKPFTAQALKEKIEKIFERIG, encoded by the coding sequence ATGAAAATCCTCATCGTTGATGACTTCTCAACGATGCGGCGGATCATCAAGAACCTGTTGCGTGACCTCGGTTTCACCAACACGGTCGAGGCAGACGACGGTACTACCGCCATTCCTCTGCTCAACAGCGGCAGCATCGACTTTCTGGTAACGGACTGGAATATGCCCGGCATGACCGGCATCGACCTGCTGCGCCACGTGCGCGCCGACGAAAAACTCAAGCACTTGCCAGTGCTGATGGTCACCGCCGAAGCCAAGCGCGAGCAGATCATCGAAGCCGCCCAGGCCGGGGTAAACGGCTATGTGGTCAAGCCGTTCACGGCGCAGGCGTTGAAAGAGAAGATCGAGAAAATCTTCGAACGCATCGGTTGA